A stretch of the Panicum virgatum strain AP13 chromosome 9N, P.virgatum_v5, whole genome shotgun sequence genome encodes the following:
- the LOC120691747 gene encoding chaperone protein dnaJ 11, chloroplastic-like codes for MISPRPAMSPSFLAFRPGSPAASPPPSPRLNGPPPLSASFSASTAVTAPDHAAAASSSFYDVLGLRPGASPREIKTAYRRLALAVHPDAAPHPASSSAEDFIRVHAAYSTLSDPDKRADYDRRLLLSAGRRRAHPAALGRSPSFPARRSRRTWETDQCW; via the coding sequence ATGATCTCCCCGCGCCCCGCGATGTCGCCCAGCTTCCTCGCCTTCCGGCCGGGCTCCCCGGCCGCGTCCCCGCCACCCTCCCCGCGCCTCAAcgggccgccgcccctctccgcgtCCTTCTCCGCCTCCACGGCCGTCACCGCCCCGGACCACGCGGCGGCCGCCAGCTCCTCCTTCTACGACGTCCTCGGCCTCCGCCCGGGCGCCAGCCCGCGCGAGATCAAAACCGCGTACCGCCGCCTGGCGCTCGCCGTCCACCCGGACGCCGCCCCAcacccggcctcctcctccgccgaggaCTTCATCCGCGTCCACGCCGCCTACTCCACGCTCTCCGACCCCGACAAGCGCGCCGACTacgaccgccgcctcctcctctccgccgggcgccgccgcgcgcacccggcggcgctcggccgctcGCCCTCCTTCCCGgcgcgccgctcccgccgcacCTGGGAGACCGACCAGTGCTGGTGA
- the LOC120691746 gene encoding probable 4-hydroxy-tetrahydrodipicolinate reductase 2, chloroplastic isoform X1: MLSLRPPHTTFPRTSQWLRWGRQGGAAAPHCLGATGPGSVSFPILVNGCTGNMGLSVAEAAVLRGLHLVPVSFSSREKVKRTIQVGQTDIRIYGPSAREDVLSSVADEFPDVIVLDYTAPDSVNSNAELYCKLGLPFVMGTTGGNRQLLYKSVQDSKNYALISPQMGKQVVAFVALMRIFGEQFPGAYSGYHLEVLESHQASKKDTSGTAKDVIACFEKLGVPYDMNKQMVKIRDPEQQLEMVGVPEEHIEGHAFHLYHLTSSDDSVSFEFQHNVCGRSIYAEGTIDAAIFLHRKVQSKDSKRIYNMEDVLREGYMR; this comes from the exons ATGCTCTCGCTGCGGCCACCCCACACCACGTTCCCACGCACCTCACAGTGGCTGAGGTGGGGCCGCCAGGgcggagccgccgcgccgcactgTCTCGGCGCCACGGGGCCGGGGAGCGTCTCCTTCCCGATCCTG GTGAATGGCTGCACTGGTAACATGGGGCTATCTGTTGCCGAGGCTGCTGTTCTTAGGGGCCTTCATCTAGTCCCCGTTTCATTCAGCAGTAGAGAGAAGGTTAAAAGAACAATACAAGTTGGACAAACAGACATTCGTATATATGGCCCTTCTGCACGAGAAGATGTTCTTTCATCTGTCGCTGATGAATTCCCAGATGTCATTGTTCTGGACTACACAGCACCTGATTCTGTGAACT CTAATGCGGAGCTCTATTGCAAGCTTGGTTTGCCATTTGTGATGGGCACAACTGGTGGGAATCGGCAGTTACTCTACAAGTCAGTGCAAGATTCAAAAAACTATGCACTAATATCTCCACAGATGGGAAAACAg GTGGTTGCATTTGTTGCTCTAATGAGAATCTTCGGCGAGCAGTTTCCAGGAGCCTATTCGGGTTATCATTTAGAG GTTTTAGAATCGCATCAAGCTAGCAAGAAGGACACATCTGGTACAGCTAAAGATGTGATTGCTTGTTTTGAGAAATTAGGTGTGCCATATGATATGAACAAG CAGATGGTCAAGATTAGAGATCCTGAGCAGCAGCTTGAGATGGTGGGTGTCCCTGAAGAGCACATTGAAGGGCATGCATTCCATTTGTACCATCTCACGTCTTCGGATGATAG TGTTTCATTTGAGTTCCAGCACAATGTTTGTGGCCGTTCAATCTATGCTGAAGGAACTATTGATGCTGCAATATTTCTGCATAGGAAG GTACAATCAAAGGATTCTAAGAGAATATACAACATGGAGGATGTCTTGCGAGAAGGATACATGCGATAA
- the LOC120691746 gene encoding probable 4-hydroxy-tetrahydrodipicolinate reductase 2, chloroplastic isoform X4 gives MLSLRPPHTTFPRTSQWLRWGRQGGAAAPHCLGATGPGSVSFPILVNGCTGNMGLSVAEAAVLRGLHLVPVSFSSREKVKRTIQVGQTDIRIYGPSAREDVLSSVADEFPDVIVLDYTAPDSVNSNAELYCKLGLPFVMGTTGGNRQLLYKSVQDSKNYALISPQMGKQVVAFVALMRIFGEQFPGAYSGYHLEVLESHQASKKDTSGTAKDVIACFEKLGVPYDMNKMVKIRDPEQQLEMVGVPEEHIEGHAFHLYHLTSSDDRYNQRILREYTTWRMSCEKDTCDKIY, from the exons ATGCTCTCGCTGCGGCCACCCCACACCACGTTCCCACGCACCTCACAGTGGCTGAGGTGGGGCCGCCAGGgcggagccgccgcgccgcactgTCTCGGCGCCACGGGGCCGGGGAGCGTCTCCTTCCCGATCCTG GTGAATGGCTGCACTGGTAACATGGGGCTATCTGTTGCCGAGGCTGCTGTTCTTAGGGGCCTTCATCTAGTCCCCGTTTCATTCAGCAGTAGAGAGAAGGTTAAAAGAACAATACAAGTTGGACAAACAGACATTCGTATATATGGCCCTTCTGCACGAGAAGATGTTCTTTCATCTGTCGCTGATGAATTCCCAGATGTCATTGTTCTGGACTACACAGCACCTGATTCTGTGAACT CTAATGCGGAGCTCTATTGCAAGCTTGGTTTGCCATTTGTGATGGGCACAACTGGTGGGAATCGGCAGTTACTCTACAAGTCAGTGCAAGATTCAAAAAACTATGCACTAATATCTCCACAGATGGGAAAACAg GTGGTTGCATTTGTTGCTCTAATGAGAATCTTCGGCGAGCAGTTTCCAGGAGCCTATTCGGGTTATCATTTAGAG GTTTTAGAATCGCATCAAGCTAGCAAGAAGGACACATCTGGTACAGCTAAAGATGTGATTGCTTGTTTTGAGAAATTAGGTGTGCCATATGATATGAACAAG ATGGTCAAGATTAGAGATCCTGAGCAGCAGCTTGAGATGGTGGGTGTCCCTGAAGAGCACATTGAAGGGCATGCATTCCATTTGTACCATCTCACGTCTTCGGATGATAG GTACAATCAAAGGATTCTAAGAGAATATACAACATGGAGGATGTCTTGCGAGAAGGATACATGCGATAAAATTTACTGA
- the LOC120691746 gene encoding probable 4-hydroxy-tetrahydrodipicolinate reductase 2, chloroplastic isoform X2: MLSLRPPHTTFPRTSQWLRWGRQGGAAAPHCLGATGPGSVSFPILVNGCTGNMGLSVAEAAVLRGLHLVPVSFSSREKVKRTIQVGQTDIRIYGPSAREDVLSSVADEFPDVIVLDYTAPDSVNSNAELYCKLGLPFVMGTTGGNRQLLYKSVQDSKNYALISPQMGKQVVAFVALMRIFGEQFPGAYSGYHLEVLESHQASKKDTSGTAKDVIACFEKLGVPYDMNKMVKIRDPEQQLEMVGVPEEHIEGHAFHLYHLTSSDDSVSFEFQHNVCGRSIYAEGTIDAAIFLHRKVQSKDSKRIYNMEDVLREGYMR, from the exons ATGCTCTCGCTGCGGCCACCCCACACCACGTTCCCACGCACCTCACAGTGGCTGAGGTGGGGCCGCCAGGgcggagccgccgcgccgcactgTCTCGGCGCCACGGGGCCGGGGAGCGTCTCCTTCCCGATCCTG GTGAATGGCTGCACTGGTAACATGGGGCTATCTGTTGCCGAGGCTGCTGTTCTTAGGGGCCTTCATCTAGTCCCCGTTTCATTCAGCAGTAGAGAGAAGGTTAAAAGAACAATACAAGTTGGACAAACAGACATTCGTATATATGGCCCTTCTGCACGAGAAGATGTTCTTTCATCTGTCGCTGATGAATTCCCAGATGTCATTGTTCTGGACTACACAGCACCTGATTCTGTGAACT CTAATGCGGAGCTCTATTGCAAGCTTGGTTTGCCATTTGTGATGGGCACAACTGGTGGGAATCGGCAGTTACTCTACAAGTCAGTGCAAGATTCAAAAAACTATGCACTAATATCTCCACAGATGGGAAAACAg GTGGTTGCATTTGTTGCTCTAATGAGAATCTTCGGCGAGCAGTTTCCAGGAGCCTATTCGGGTTATCATTTAGAG GTTTTAGAATCGCATCAAGCTAGCAAGAAGGACACATCTGGTACAGCTAAAGATGTGATTGCTTGTTTTGAGAAATTAGGTGTGCCATATGATATGAACAAG ATGGTCAAGATTAGAGATCCTGAGCAGCAGCTTGAGATGGTGGGTGTCCCTGAAGAGCACATTGAAGGGCATGCATTCCATTTGTACCATCTCACGTCTTCGGATGATAG TGTTTCATTTGAGTTCCAGCACAATGTTTGTGGCCGTTCAATCTATGCTGAAGGAACTATTGATGCTGCAATATTTCTGCATAGGAAG GTACAATCAAAGGATTCTAAGAGAATATACAACATGGAGGATGTCTTGCGAGAAGGATACATGCGATAA
- the LOC120691746 gene encoding probable 4-hydroxy-tetrahydrodipicolinate reductase 2, chloroplastic isoform X3, whose product MLSLRPPHTTFPRTSQWLRWGRQGGAAAPHCLGATGPGSVSFPILVNGCTGNMGLSVAEAAVLRGLHLVPVSFSSREKVKRTIQVGQTDIRIYGPSAREDVLSSVADEFPDVIVLDYTAPDSVNSNAELYCKLGLPFVMGTTGGNRQLLYKSVQDSKNYALISPQMGKQVVAFVALMRIFGEQFPGAYSGYHLEVLESHQASKKDTSGTAKDVIACFEKLGVPYDMNKQMVKIRDPEQQLEMVGVPEEHIEGHAFHLYHLTSSDDRYNQRILREYTTWRMSCEKDTCDKIY is encoded by the exons ATGCTCTCGCTGCGGCCACCCCACACCACGTTCCCACGCACCTCACAGTGGCTGAGGTGGGGCCGCCAGGgcggagccgccgcgccgcactgTCTCGGCGCCACGGGGCCGGGGAGCGTCTCCTTCCCGATCCTG GTGAATGGCTGCACTGGTAACATGGGGCTATCTGTTGCCGAGGCTGCTGTTCTTAGGGGCCTTCATCTAGTCCCCGTTTCATTCAGCAGTAGAGAGAAGGTTAAAAGAACAATACAAGTTGGACAAACAGACATTCGTATATATGGCCCTTCTGCACGAGAAGATGTTCTTTCATCTGTCGCTGATGAATTCCCAGATGTCATTGTTCTGGACTACACAGCACCTGATTCTGTGAACT CTAATGCGGAGCTCTATTGCAAGCTTGGTTTGCCATTTGTGATGGGCACAACTGGTGGGAATCGGCAGTTACTCTACAAGTCAGTGCAAGATTCAAAAAACTATGCACTAATATCTCCACAGATGGGAAAACAg GTGGTTGCATTTGTTGCTCTAATGAGAATCTTCGGCGAGCAGTTTCCAGGAGCCTATTCGGGTTATCATTTAGAG GTTTTAGAATCGCATCAAGCTAGCAAGAAGGACACATCTGGTACAGCTAAAGATGTGATTGCTTGTTTTGAGAAATTAGGTGTGCCATATGATATGAACAAG CAGATGGTCAAGATTAGAGATCCTGAGCAGCAGCTTGAGATGGTGGGTGTCCCTGAAGAGCACATTGAAGGGCATGCATTCCATTTGTACCATCTCACGTCTTCGGATGATAG GTACAATCAAAGGATTCTAAGAGAATATACAACATGGAGGATGTCTTGCGAGAAGGATACATGCGATAAAATTTACTGA